ctctctCTCTGTTGACCaagctgtcccagaactcacagacatccacctgcctctgcctcccaagtgctaggattaaaggcatgagccaccactgcctagctactaaaaatattcaagttaatgTTTGCTGAATTcttctgtctacctgtctctctctctctctctctctctctctctctctctctctctctctctctctcttgtttgtttGAACAGGGTTTTTTTAAGTAGCCCTGAATGTCCTagaactagttctgtagaccaggctggcctcgaactgagATAGTTTTGatagaaaaagaatattttataatgaCATTTAAGCAACACTGGTTACACTGATATTTTAGGAGAATGTTTGATGCCATTCCCAGAATATTCATGCaatgaataattttataaaaatataaagcacaagaaaaagaaataaacacaacaaTTTTGAGTGAGAAAAAAGTGGAACAATTTTtctagaataaaaaacaaaaactataaaaCTATTCTTACTAAGGCAGTATAGTCTTGACAGAGATAGACAAGTAGCTTAGTGGAATAAATTATCAATACAGCTCCAGACTATATAAACTTACTATATATGGGAATATATTACTATATTAAAGGGAATCAGCATAATCAggaaggaaagtgtgtgtgtgtatgtgtgtgtaaccaAATGAGAACATAatgtttaaaaactgaaaatttatttatttatttattttttggttctttttttcggagctggggaccgaacccagggccttgcgcttcctaggtaagtgctctaccactgagctaaatccccagcccctgaaaatttatttttgatgTAACAAAACATATAAATGTTAACAACACTGTAGCTTTGTGTCCTGTTTGAGAAGTAAGATTCTTTCATATACTCAAAGAGATTATGAAAAGACTGTCacaataacatttcttttttttttttttgattctttttttcggagctggcgaccgaacccagggccttgtgcttcctaggcaagcgctctaccactgagctaaatctccaacccctgtcACAATATTGTAATAGCAAAAGCATTGAATAATCAGTGTTCATTGTGAGACAGATTAACGAAATATGACATATTGTTACAATAGAAGACCACACAGCAGTAAATGGGTAAAATAGTTATGCTTCAAATTAATAAATTTACAAGGTGTGTTAAGTAtaaaaaaagtttcaaaatgtTACATACATGTGATATCATAGattttataaagaataaaaatgcaaattacTATATGCTGTTTaaaggttatatatatatgtcataccAGTATAAAACCATGATTAAAAAAATCCAGCAAATTCAGGGCAATATAATAAAGAAACTTGAAGAAAACATGGACAAAATGTTATATTTTACAAAACGTTATAGTAAATCCAGAGGCGTTTTATACTCTTTTTAATCCCATTTCAAGATAGGAAAATTCTTTTTCAGCAGTCCAATAATTTTAAGTTTCGTGTCTGCTAAAATTAAATCATGCTTGCAGAAATTCTAGTTGGTTGTGAGAACTGGAAAATTAAAGATTGACCATGAGACAGAGTGAAcatccattttcttcttcatcaAATTGCCTTTTGGATGGAAGAAGAGCTCATTTGAGATTTAGTATCTTGAGTCCGAAACAACCCTAAACTATCTAAGTCCATATCTGACAGTGTGCAGGGGGAGCACATGTAGAGTGCAGAGCAGGAGTCTCCGATCAACAGCAGGTCTTTGCATCTTCTCGCCACTTGAGCGCCTTAGAGAAGGTAGGAGGCAATGTATTACAGGCCATACAGAAGTAGGAAGCATCGTTTACTCATTCGTTTCTTCATTCGTGTATTAATTCCACTAGTATTTGTTGAATAGGCACTAAATAGccagttctcttctttttctgaatTCCTAGGGAATGTCAGAAATGAAGCCTCTGTTTACTCCACCTCACACCTCCTTCTGGGACCTGACCTCTCTTCCACATACACATTCATTTTTCGCACCAGTTTActattctttcatttcttccattcttttAGATTGGTTGACATCATAGGACAATTTAACAATGTGTGTGGGCAGACCCTTTGGAGTTTAGGTCTTAACTATTATTCCATTCCCACACCTTAAACTCCTACCTCTGGAATCACAAGAAACATAACTATAAAAAATTCCAACTCCAGGATCATACAATGCAGAGGGTTGGGAGCCTCTAAGAATTCCACAAGATATTTGGTGAAAATGAGAATATTTCTAATTTCCTCTTGAGTGTAGATAACATTTGTGGGAATCTTTGAAGACATACCCTGTGGATCCCATGTGTTTACTCTGAATTCTTCCCACTACCCATGACCATGGCTGTGACCTCACTCTCTAAGGACAAAGGCCATTTTCAAACTCACCTGTTACAGGCTCCACCACCTGTGTGTGTAGAGGACTAGTAAACTCACCACCAGAAGGACCTTGTGGCATAGAAGGAAAGCCACGAAAATGTGGATAGATTTCTCTGAACCTAAAATACACAGAGCAAAGGGGTCAATGAACAGGGTCATGTGAGTTGAAATGATCTATCTGAGATTGGTAGCCTGGGAGTTCCAACTGTTCCCCAATTCTGATCCATCCTTGGGTTCATTCCTCTGTACTTAGCTCTCAGAAATAAGAGACCTGTGAAGCTTACCTTTAAATTTAAAGATCTGACAGTCATCAGTCAACATGCCAACATGAATATGATCATTGCCTTCTCCTTAAGGTCTAGCGGTCACTTAAAGTAACATTTGTTGTAATCTTTGAACATTGGTATTATTGTTAACATCTTATAAATGAAGAAAGGGGATCTCTGAGAGATAGCTGACAGTGTTGACTAAATTTAGATTACTGTAATTATTAGACGTTAATTTGAAAACAATTTTACATAAAAGCAAATAATATTAGCAGCTGATATTTAGTGTAGATAATATACCAGTTATATATCCATTGTATATTAACATTTAATTCTCAAAAGGATTCTACAAATTAGGAACCTGTTTATTACATGTAAGGAAACTGTTGAACAGGGGTTATATGTTCATCCAAAAATGAAGTAAAGAAATTAACATCAGAGTGGGCATAAGGCAGTTCCCAAATATGGCTGTTCAAGTAAGTCTTATAGGACAGTGTACATATAAGCTTACCCCCATGTACCTGAGACTACTTTAAACCAGAGTCTTGGTGATAAACATATCATGGTCACGAGTGGATCAGCACTAAGCTAAACTTTCTCTAGGATATTTTCAAAGAGAATGAACTAGTAGAACATTCTTCCAATAGAAATGGAAGAACCACTCTGGATGGTCACTCTAAAGGAAGCTAGtgactcagccagaatacagcaaatacagaggcaaatgccagcagcaaaccactgaactgagaataggacccccattgaaggaatcagagaaagaactggaagagcttgaaggggcttgagaccccatatgaacaacaatgccaagcaaccagagcttccagggactaagccactacctaaggactatacatggactgaccctggactctgacctcataggtagcaatgaatatcctagtaagagcaccagtggaaggggaagccctgggtcctgctaagactgaacccccgtgaacgtgattgttggggggagggcggcaatggggggaggatggggaggggaacacccatgaagaaggggaggaggaggattagggggatgtttgcccggaaactgggaaagggaataacactcgaaatgtaaataagaaacactcaagttaataaaaaaaaaaaaaaaaaaggaagctagTGACTGGAGACCATTCTGCCTATGGAACAAACCTCAGACTCCTAATTTGGACAAGACTTTCACGATTACAAAACTTATCTCCCTAGTGTTTTCTGAAATGCAGCGAGGAAACCAAGGTGACTCCCATATGCCCACAAGAAAAGAGGCAAACTTACTTAGGCTCCTGATGGCTTTGTGTGTGGGGAAGGATGCTGTAGACAATATAATGCTGGCATGGATGGGAGGCTGGGCCTCATGCTCTACCTTGCAAGTGAGTACTTGATCAGACCTCTGCATTGATGCATTTACCAATTGCAGGATCTCCAGAGTGTAGGACCCATCCTCATTCCTCTTAGGTGTAGGTTTGTCCATTCTCCTGATCACATGGCAGTCTTCCAGCCAAGTGAGACATATATCCTTTGGATAGAATCTCTCTACATGGCAAGTAACAGTCACCAAACTGGAGACAGTTGAAGACTGGGACACTCTCACTGCCGGAGGAACTGACAAAAATCCAGATAAAGCCAAGAATTAGTGCAGGAAATCTACTGAAATCTTCTTGAGGGTGGGATCATCTGCTAGGGCTCAACCCAGTGCCTGGCACAAATAAGGATTTGGAAACTGTTTAATAGTCTCATGAACAGAGAAAGTGAAAGCACAAGTTTGGACAgacggatagatagatggattgaTAAAGGACCTCCCAAtgcttcttcttttcattttgaccTATAGAACACGAGGTATCAAATCCATTTAGCAAACTACAAGTCTGTTGGTTTACTTTACAATTAGATGATTCTAAGACTTGAAGATTCATGGACACTCAGTGTTAGAGACCAAGATACTAAGATTTTTACATAGAAAAAAGTCTTGAGAGAGGTTAAATATTTTTTCCAAGGTCTCAAGTAGCAAATCTGGGGATTGTAGCTGAAACAGAAGTTTTGGCACTATATAATAGTCATAACCAGATGCTGAGTCTTCTGAGATTAGAGTGATGGCTTCTAAAAGGGATTCAACTAGAGCTGTCAGCATACAAAGCATTGTGCTCACAATGGCAGATTaggggaggggttgggaattCCACTATTATCCTTTACAGTAGTTTTCATGTGAAGCCGAAGCATGATAGAAATATCGCTCTAAACTGAAGGCTGGGTGGTCTAGGTTCTGGGCTTGTGGATGCATGTTCCTCCTTGCTGCTGCAGAGGCAAAACGAGGGGGATGCTTAATTGTGTAGAccctgtgccaccactgtctggtGCTGAGATTTAGGGAAGCACTGAGACACAGTTTAGAAGGTGGGAGAATGTAGTCTAAGATGTGGGAACCTGAAGTTAGGGTTCCCTGACTGTCAGACCAGTGACGAGGCCAGGACCATTGCGGGGGCCACAGGCTGAGAACAGCAATGAACCTGGGACTGGGGAAATAGGGAGCTCCAGCCTAGCTCATTGGTGATTCTTCTCAGTTTAGCAGTGGTTGTCTGGATGCATAGAGAAGCCTTCTACAGGAGACTTAGGCTGTGTCTCTGTAGGAAGGTCTTCTCCAAGCTCCCTGTGGTGGTTTTGATGGAAAAGACAGTCTATGTTTATCCAGACCATTTATTGGCTGTTCATTGTGGAAAATAGATGCATACGAACTTCTCAGGGTGAGCCAGAGATGAAATactttttgcagggaggaatgtctgggaagggaagcttaatGGCTAAACCCCCAGggcctctagatacctcattagcacggagaactctgttctgggctACATGACCTATGTGGGGAGTGTGGtcatgtgttccaggccagggaTCCAGCAGGGAGCAAGAATGCACATATTATCTCAGGTGGTACCTGTGTACCGGGGTCTCAGACCCAGtctaccttaccaagtttcctggcacagTCGACTGTCACACATGGGCCTTACACTGACATCAAAGCTAATCAGACCTTGTATAGCTATCATAACTGTTTGTAAGACTTTGAAATGAAGACATTTTCTAAAGTCAAATCAGCTCTCTGATGTCTTAGTTGACAGATTTCAGCTCTTAGTCTAGTGTTGATAATGTTAAGTCCTTATGTATTACAACTTGAAGGAACTGAGGCTTTGATCCCTGAAGTCCTCCTTCTAGACCAAATGAAGACATTTCTACAACAGAAAACATAGCTGAAGATACATGCGCTGAGCAAAGAAAGGTTTGGAACAGCAACTAATTTGATAAAGTAATCAGTTCATTTGTGAGCGTTTATAGgtcctatgatttttttttcttccttgtgcAGTTGTCCTAACTCCAGAGAATTATGTAAAACTACTTAGGTAAGAGGCCTCCCTAAAACACAGCTTTGCTAAAAGACATCCAAACACTGAGACTGATAACACAAGCAATTTGACTAGGTACATATAGAGTTGGACAAAGATCACTCACTCAGGACCTTACAATATTGGGTGCTTCCGTACGTATCTGAATCAGTTGCCTTTAAGAATAAGACAAACAGGACAAGATACCTGTATAAATCCAATAAGGCAGACCCTCCCTACTGTGCTGTATTGGCTGTAAACTCTGCTATCTGGAGACAGTGACATTAGCATTTTCCTCCATGTATGATGACACCTTTGCTCCCATGATAGTAGCACACTTCTTCTGTTGTGCAGACCcaaaaaatgaagaggaaaatcATTTGTAAATTTCAAAAGTCTGATTGCTTTAGGTAATTAATTTTATTACTGGTCAGTCTTGGACCTTTAAACTTATTCCTAGGTATGACACATGATTTGTCTGATTTTACAGATGTGCCAAGCATTGGTACAGCCTGGTGAAAACCAACCACAAAGAAGGAAAATTTAGACTCAAATCTAGAGCAATGATCCAAGGACAACATAGTCCCTAAAATTTAGAAGCTTGAAAAGCCCTTCAAGTATTCCTTCTAAAGATTAGAAATACTAAAATTAAATCCCAGAGAGTAAATAGCCCATGTTTTTCAGATGAAAGAAATGAGTTCCGAGTGTTACTCTAGATAGTTATAACAACAAAATGCTACCTCTGCATAGTCAGCCTGAACATAGTGTTAAGTACTTTATATATTGTTTCTAGTGTCACTATCAACTAAGACCATTTCCTCGGTGAATAAACCAAGAGAATCCCACAGCCTACCTCAGCCAGGGAGAGAAAATCTTACCATAAAGATACTGGTCTAAGTAGATGACTTTCTGGAAAACCACTAAGGACTTATGTTCAACCAGGCAGAGAACTAAAGATAATATGTCATCACTCTCCAGTGGGACGAGGACAGTGCTGGTCACGTTGTAGGTCTCTCCACCTGAGAAGACATTGGTCTGGGTCTGGAGAAGGCTGTGATTGTTTTTAAGCCAAATCACAGTAACCTGCCGGGTTGGCAATTCAGAGGAGGTGTACTTCAATTGGATGCTTGCTCCAGGTGCAAACCGCTGCAGGGGCCCTTCGAGGTTATGAGAGTAATCTTTCCTTCCTGCAAGAAGAGAAGCCACATGTCACATCAATTTCCAGTGTGAACAATTTCCTGGATTCCATCTTGTAAAGTCCCATCACTTCCTCTTTCATGGAGacttaaatatttccttttgatAGGAGGATTCTGAAGCTTCTAGCAGATGGCAAACAATAAGACCAAAGGCCTGTGCAGCTCGGAAGACCAACACCACATAGAACATTCTCTAAGCAGCAATACCatgttctcaggctcttctcGGATTCATCAAATAACGGATAGGAGAACAAGTCCAAATCCATAATTAATGACACAGCCAGGAGTTCAAAACCAGGTAGTCTAGTCTCAGGGTATGGCCTCTGACCTTGCAGTCTGTCTTTCCTTCACTACTAAAGGGAGATTCCTTAATGCCCACGGGCACATCATACAGAAAGTTTGATATCATAAACATTGTTGTCTACTCAAATTATATctgtaacacacatatacatacacacatacacacacgtgtgtgtgtgtgtgtgtgtgtgtgtgtgtgtgccatagcaACTTAACTTTTCCTGTATCTTACTCCTAATTAGCAATATGGGGCAAAACTTATTTCTCAGAGTTAACAAGTAAAGAAGCTGATATTGACTGCGTGAAGCATCACAAGCACATTATAAGTGTCAACTATAACATTAAAATCTCAAGGGACCTGAAGGATTGTTATTAccttaaaaaaaagtaaacatcAGAGCTCATGAATTGATTTTCCCTGAAGAACCTCTCAACTCTGTAAGTGACATTCCTTTACTCAGGTCTAGTTTTGAGAGCAAGTGTTAACCGTTGGAATTCCCTGATAAGTTTCCCCAAACCCATCTGAACACTTCTAGCTCCAGAAGTACAGTAGTCATAGTGGATCTTCCTAGTAAGTCTAACCAAGACTAGGACCAACCATCCCATCTCTGAAGACAAACCTAGCTCTTCATGCACCAATCCAGCATGAAGCAGCCAAGATTCATAGTTCAGACACACAACCAAGGAAAGGAATGCACATGCCTAGGTCACATTGAAAAGAACATAACTATGAATTACCAAAACAGTATACCCCTGATAATAGTCAGTACTCCTATAGAAACAATTTTTCACTGATAGTTACCCAGATGAaccacatgaaaaagaaaaatgataaacaTCATTGAAAAATTCAAGGAGTTTAAAGAAGACACAAACAATCCAATGAACTTAAAGGTTGTATCAATAAAGCCTGAAAGATGCTCAAGAAAAGACAATATTGAGCTgaataaaacaaagcagaaaattCAGGATTTGAAAAC
This Rattus norvegicus strain BN/NHsdMcwi chromosome 3, GRCr8, whole genome shotgun sequence DNA region includes the following protein-coding sequences:
- the Sirpb3 gene encoding uncharacterized protein LOC296149 isoform X1, giving the protein MSGLMLLIMDTTLWKILGPGPLLATLLLAFAVGKPFISLKGPDHRVTSSNLVQFLCTAGPFSSRNLSVSWLKNSNEHPASAPQLVPVNNHSYSVTSKAWVALTKQDILSQITCKVTHGDIDEPLRMTINLSQVVRVTPTLKITTEPPEIQDHAHQRVNLTCHVSNFYPQNMRLIWAKNGHKILTVEHTQATRNSDGTYSVQHTLQEDAILNETNFICWVIQDDQPPVRDSITLGTPRKVRGRKDYSHNLEGPLQRFAPGASIQLKYTSSELPTRQVTVIWLKNNHSLLQTQTNVFSGGETYNVTSTVLVPLESDDILSLVLCLVEHKSLVVFQKVIYLDQYLYVPPAVRVSQSSTVSSLVTVTCHVERFYPKDICLTWLEDCHVIRRMDKPTPKRNEDGSYTLEILQLVNASMQRSDQVLTCKVEHEAQPPIHASIILSTASFPTHKAIRSLSSEKSIHIFVAFLLCHKVLLVVSLLVLYTHRWWSL
- the Sirpb3 gene encoding uncharacterized protein LOC296149, whose protein sequence is MDFPLLPVGKPFISLKGPDHRVTSSNLVQFLCTAGPFSSRNLSVSWLKNSNEHPASAPQLVPVNNHSYSVTSKAWVALTKQDILSQITCKVTHGDIDEPLRMTINLSQVVRVTPTLKITTEPPEIQDHAHQRVNLTCHVSNFYPQNMRLIWAKNGHKILTVEHTQATRNSDGTYSVQHTLQEDAILNETNFICWVIQDDQPPVRDSITLGTPRKVRGRKDYSHNLEGPLQRFAPGASIQLKYTSSELPTRQVTVIWLKNNHSLLQTQTNVFSGGETYNVTSTVLVPLESDDILSLVLCLVEHKSLVVFQKVIYLDQYLYVPPAVRVSQSSTVSSLVTVTCHVERFYPKDICLTWLEDCHVIRRMDKPTPKRNEDGSYTLEILQLVNASMQRSDQVLTCKVEHEAQPPIHASIILSTASFPTHKAIRSLSSEKSIHIFVAFLLCHKVLLVVSLLVLYTHRWWSL